A region of the Leptospira ellinghausenii genome:
CATTCCCCACAATTCCATGTTCATTTGGCCATTTACCAGTTAGGTAGGTGCTTTGTACGCTTGTAGTGACACCAGGTAACATTGGTTCAATGAGAGTATGGTTATTTAATTTGAGATATTGTTTTAAAAAGGGAGTGTGTTCCGAAATTACACTTTTCGAAAGCCCCACTATATTGATGACTACTGTTTTTTGCAATTTTGATTTTGTTTGTTTCATTTTGGATCGTTTATCTTATCGCTCATCATTGTTTGTAACCAATCAAGTTCTCTTACGATGGATGCTTCTAAAGAAATTTGTAAGGGTGTGGGAAGGACATTCCAAGTGTATGTTTCAATTTCCAATACATTTGTAAAGGGCGATTGTTTCTGAATTTTCAAGACTGTAACCAATTCTTCTTGTGTAGACAAAAACTCACCATACGAATCTAAAAATATCGGAACATGAAAATGGATTCTCCATTCTTCGCCCATCTCAGCACCATTAAGGATTGCTTCCCCTAAGTCTTTATACGAGAGTATCGCTCCATTTCGTTTCACTGACACAACTTGGTGTAAGTATTTTTTTTCATCAAAAGGTTTTAATAAATTGAGTTTTTCTTCGATCGATCCAGAAAATTCCACCTTTAAAGCGGAACTCACTTGGATCCTTCCCACTTTAATTCCAGTCCGTTTTAACTCTGAAAACAATACATCATTCATCTCGTGTGTGACTGCTAGGTGGCACACATCCAAACAAAATCGAATGTGTTCTTTGGTATTTTGAATGGCAATTGTTTGATCAAATCCAAACTCTTTTTTTAAAATTGGTAGTGCCATAGGCAAAAGTTCATTTTCATACCAATGGACCAAATTTGCAAAAGTTCCGAGGAAACCATCCGGCTCTGGTTCAATGTCTAAGTGTAGGATTCGTGATTCCTTTTTTTTAATTCGGATCAAGTCGACTAGTGTTTGAATGATGAAATGATTACACTTATTTTTCCTTTTTAAAAAATCCGTTTCATTGGACTCAAAATAGAGATACGAAAGCGGAGGGGTGGAAACACCTCCTTCTTCTCCTAGAGGCAACATTTCATTTAATAGTAAAAACAATCGTTTTGTATATTCATACCTTTCGTTCGTTGACCAATCGGGATGATAAACACCTTCTTTCACTACTTCAGAATGGAATCCTCCATACGGAAATCCATTGATTGAAATCACATACATCGATTCCTGTTTGAGCCATTTTTTCCATTCTAAAAGAATTTCTTTTTGAGAAAGGTTTAGCGAAGCTTCATTGGATAAACGTAGACCAATTCCAAAAGGTTCATTCGGTGAAATTTGTGTTTTGATTTTAGGAAGATAATTTTTTAATTCCTGAAAATGGTCTTCCCATGATTCTCCAACATGGATATTGGAACAATAGGTTATGTGTCCATATTTTGTTTTCAACGGAAATTGACCAAAGTATCAAAAGCAGACATTAAAATTGATATATCCATGGAATACACTTCTTTCGGTTTCCCTATTTCATCTAACATTAACAATGTGAGTTTACCACCTAGATGTTCTCTAAACTCTTCTAAGGCAATTTCTAAATTTTCTTTTCCTTTCTCTAATAAAATCGGGAAATTCAAGGTAAACCCGAGTCCCAATAACAAACGTAAAATCCGTAAATATTCGGATTCTTTTAAATCACCACACAAAAAGGAATAGATCGAATCGAGTGCAATTCCCACCGCCACTGCTTCTCCATGTCGAATGGAAAAATTGGAAAGGTATTCTAATTTATGTGCAAACCAATGCCCAAAATCCAAAGGCCTTGAAGAACCAAATTCGAAAGGATCCCCACTACGGATGTGTTCCATGTGAAGCCTCGCACAGTCGAAGACTAACTGTTCCATCACATCAATGTTTCGGTTCACGAGTGAATTCACATTCAATTCTATCCAACGAAAAAAAGATTCCTCTTTAATCAAAGATACCTTTACAGCTTCTGCTATCCCAGAACGCCAATCTCTATCATCCAGAGAAATAAGAAACGATGAGTCATTAAACACAGCAATGGGTGGTGCAAAAGTACCTAAGAAGTTTTTTTTCCCAAAGTAATTGATGCTATTTTTAACTCCGACTCCCGAATCATTTTGAGAAAGGACAGTTGTTGGAACTCTTAACAAACGAATGCCACGATGAGATACTGCAGTTGCAAATCCTACCATATCAAGAAAGGCACCACCCCCAATCGCCATCACATAGGAGTGCCTATCTATCCCATACTCACTGATGCCAGAGGAAACCAATTCCCAAAATTCATTTTTGTTTTTGGAATTTTCTCCGCCAGGGATTGTCAAAATATTTTTTACCAATTGAACAGATGTTACATTTGATTCAAAATAGGATTGTATGGACTCTCGAAAGTGTTTCTGATGCAACAGAATTCCATCATCTACAACAACCAAAACTTTCTTTTTGGATCCTTTTTGTTCTTGTAAACCAAAGAAATTTCGTAGAACCAAATTTTCTAAAGCAAACAAATGTTTTGTGAAAAATACTTCATATCGATATGATACTTGAAACTCAGATTGAAGCCTTTTAAATCGATTTTCCATTTTTTCTGTTACGTGACTGCAAAATACTTTGCGATTAAAAATGACAAAGGTAACAAAAAAAGAATGAGAATTGCAATTGGTATCACCCCAGAAGCGGCAGCAAAACTGGCGTTCAAAAGAATTAATGTTAATACGCCCGTTTTTACTGACTTCCCGATCAAAGTAGGTGAAGGATTTTGGATGGCTCGCCAAAGTGTTGGGAATAAAATCAAAGAATGTAGTGTGATAAAAGGAAATGTATAAAGAAAGTAGTGATTGTAAATGGAATAGATAATTTGTGAACAAAAAACACCCAGATACAAAAATCCCGCGATAAAAAATCGAATCTTACCACCACCAAAAACTTCATTTTGGCTAATGGTTGTAATTGCAGCTATATAAAAAATCGGCAAAACCGATAAACTAACAAACGTCAATGGAATTGATTTTAGGATTGTCATTCCTAATACCAAATTAAGGCCTCTGCATAATCCCATTACGAAGGGACCCAAAACCAAATGGTGTTTCGCAAATCGATTGTAAGTAATGACAAATACCACAATCGAAATTGAAATGATAAAACTAATTTCACTGTATAGGAAAGAGAAAAGAAGTCCCATACCAAATAAGAAAATTCCCATATACAATGCATGTTTGGAAGGTACTTTTCCTGATGGGATGGGTCTTTCTGGTCTTTCGATTGAATCGATATTCCGATCAAAATAATCATTAAGTACTACACCACCAGCATACAAACAGATACTAGCGAGTATTAATAAACTCCCTCCTTTTACCCAAGGGAAGGAAACGATGGCCATACCCGCTAAAATATCAGCAACGGCAGTGACAAGATTTGCTGGTCTTAATAAAATGAGATAACTTTTAAAATTCATTTAATCGATGTAGAGAGAGTTTTGATTCCATTTGGGAAGTTGCCCCCCTCGCAAAACAGAATTGCCATGGAATTTTTCATTCGGATCCGAAGGGGTACTCGATTCAAAATCGGATACTTGGATTTGACCACTTTTGGCAAATGCTTCTATTGCATTTTCATACGTCACCTTACGAATGACATCATGTGGTATCCCACGATTTACCATAAGTGCAGCAGTTTTTGGAATGGCAAGTGGATCCGATATGCCCCAATCAGCACTTGAATTGATCATAATTCTTTCAGCACCATATTGTTCTACAATGGATACCATTCTCTTGTTTCCCATTTTAGTAAATGGATAGATTGTGAAGGCAGCATAAAATCCTTGGTCTAACACCGACTTAACGGTCTCTTCATTATTATGATCCACAATGACCCAAGAAGGATCTAATCCATGTTCAATGGCGATCGACATGCTCCTTTCAGTTCCTCTTTTTTTATCTCGATGAGGGGTATGGATTTGCACCGGTAATTTGGCTTCTTTTGCTAATTCCAATTGTAAACGATAGTATTTTTCTTCTAATTCCGTTTGGTCATCAAATCCGATTTCACCAACCCCAACCACACCTTCTTTATAAATATAAAGTGGTAAAATCTCCATGACTTCTTCCGCCAATCGTTCGTTATTTGCTTCTCTCGAATTTAGACCAATGGTACAATAATGTTTGATTCCAAATTGAGAAGAGCGAAACCGTTCCCAACCAACTAAACTACTGTAATAGTCTTTAAAACTCGAGAGCCCTGTGCGAGGCTGACCTACCCAAAATGCTGGTTCAATGACAGCAACGATCCCTGCTTGTGCCATATTTTGGTAATCATCAGTTGTCCGAGAAACCATATGAATATGAGGGTCAAAAAATTTGAATCCTTTGATTTTATCTTTATAGTCATTCCATTGCAAATCCATATGCGTTGGTGTATCTTTTGTTTTGTTTTGATTCTCAAAGTGGGAAGGATTCGTTGTTAGATCTGATTTTTTTTCACACATAAAAAATTAATGATTGTTTCCTAATTTAGACCAATCCCATTTCCCATTTTTAATTTCTTCGAGGAATTTTGGATGTTTTGTTCCTAATAATTGGTATGAGTTCAATTCTGATTGTGAACAAATTAAACTAGCTGCCAGCACATCCTCTTCTCTTCTTGATTTGAATAAGGTTTCGACAAGGTAGAGTTCTCCTTCTGAAAGATAAGGAACCAGTAATTGCCAAACATTGGCAGGCACTTCTCTTCCTGCTGACCACCTTTCTTTCACAAAACTGATTAAACTGATTGATAGATTTTGGTTTTTTCTTTCTGACAATCCATAAATCATTTGGATTGGTTTTTCATTGAAGATCGTTTTTAAAACCAATTGGTTCCAAGCTAACTCTGGAAACTCTTGGTACGGGAAAGGGTTATGTAAAGCAATTGCATCAAAAACAAATCCCATATTCGATCGAACTGCATCCGTTGCTCTCGGTAACCAAACTTGTGGGTATGGGAGAATCGGTAAGGAAGAAAACAAGGCAACCAATTCATTTAATTCCGCAGTATCAAATAAGGTCTCAATTTTTTCGATCAATTCGTCTTTTGAAAGTGTTACTAGAAAACCGAGGAACCAAACACGGCTTAAACGAACTAAATTCCAATGATTCACTTGAAATCCAGGGAGATTTGGAATCAAGTTTTGATCTTCTACATCTTCTTGGATGATGGTTTTCGAGAGAAACCTTGGTGCTTTAACAAAGGCAGTCATCAGTGCATTCGGATTGTCTTTCGGAATCGAGTCCAACCACTTTATTTCTGATTCGGTAGTATGTTTTTTCAGCAATGGATAAAAATAGGAAGAATAAGAAGTTGGCATAAAATACAACTAAGAGAATGATTTTTGGGAACAAAAGTGGAGTAAACCAAATATTAGTGGTTTTACGAAGCTTTCCCCCCTCTGCCTAATTTTCAATCATTAGTATGTCTCTTAGCAAAACTAAAAAAATAGTATCCAAAATCTTCAATAAACTGTACAAATTCCAACTTTAAAATAAGGTGTCCTACGCATCTATAAATTTATGGATAGGAAACAGGTTAGGTCTCATATTCACTGGCAAAAATCACGGGAGTACCAAATGTACAGGCAATTTTATAAACTCATCATCGGACTATTTATCAGCACAACTCTCTTTTTTGGTACAGGAGAGATAGAAGCTCAGTTCATTACACCTGTTAAAAAAGAAACACCAGAACCACAGAATCCGCCACCCGCTCCGCCACAGGTATCACCTCCTCAGGAACCAACAAAAGAAACTCCAGCTGTTCCAGAAGAACCAGCCGAGTATGTAAGTCCCATGAAAGGGAATCTATCGGGGGAATATTTCCGAAGTTTTCAGATCACGAATAAACAAAAAAAAGCCATCCAAGAAAACAAAAGTTTATGGTTTGCCGATCGTTTCCGTGTGGGATTTGGTTTACGCCCCAAGGCAGATTCCTTGACCAATACCGATTTCGATCGTTCGACGGCGGATAACAGAAACACGGTGACAAACCAAACACAATTTTATTTGGTTGGAGACGTATCACCTAATATCACATTTAAACTCACTTTCCAAGATGTAAGGTTATGGGGAGGTGAAATCACAAATGGGACAGCTGAACAAAGACTTGGTGTGATTTCAAATGGTGGAACAACAATTGATACAACTAGGCAGAGAGAAGTTACTTTAAACAATTATACTGGATTTAGAGAAGCCTTTTTAGACCTAAAAACAACAAACCAAATGTTTCGTGTGAGAACCGGACGTCAAATTTTAGACTTCGGTGATGGTAGAATCCTTGGTGCACGGAATGACAGTTTAAATGGAAACTCTTTTGATGCTGTAAGAACAACTCTTACCATTCAAAAACAAACATTAGATGTGTTTGGAGCCATAGTCAGTTCCGAAAACAATGCAAACAGTATGGTTTCCAATAATTCGACTAGGTTAAATGGTCCAGGGAATGCATCCTATTATGGCGTACATTATGGTGTCAAACCTTGGGAATGGTTGGGTATAGAAGTATATAACTTTACATTATACAAACAAAGGTTAAAGGCAACCAATACAACTCCGTATGGATCTGAAATTTATTACCGCGATCCTGACCAATTGAATACAACAGGATTCCGATTAACGAATCGTACAAAAAGTAATTCATTACCAAAAGAAACTGGGATTGATTGGATGGTGGAAGCGGCTTGGCAAACAGGTTTTAACGGAGAAAGAGTATCACCCGATTGGATCAATCAAAACGGTGCTTTAAAAACCAATAAAACAACAGGTGCCCTTCCTCCTTTTTCTGATCCAGTTCGTTATAAGGCAAATATCGTAGCAGTTCAGTTAGGTTACACTCCTGTAAAAGAATTTAGAATTGGGATTCAGTATGTGCAAGCTTCTGGTGATCCAAATCGTAACGATGGAAGTGTTGCCACATACAACCCTTTATTTGCCACAAGAAGGATGGCGGGGGGAGCCATTCCTTTTGCAGGAAATGGAAATTCGGGTTTAGTGTTTTGGCAAAATATAAAAGATTATTCCATTCACATCAAATACGAATCACCAAAATGGGGAACGTTTATCATCAACCCTCACTGGTATTACAAAACAAAATTACAAGATGGTTATTATGAAAACAATAACTATGTGGCAGGAAGTAAGGCAACGGGTGAAACCGCATCTACGGAAGATTTTTATAACACAGAAGCTTACAATCCGAATCGACCAAAACTGGGAAAACACGTTGCTACAGAAATCAATCTGATTTATATCATTACACCATTTGAAAACGTATCCTTTTGGTTTGGAGCAAGTTCACTTTATGCTGGAGATGCGATTCGAAACCAAAAAAACAATCCTTACCAGGCTGACCCTTACCATAGGTATGATTTCAAACCAAATGCAAGTTTTTTCACCTTTCAAACTGTATTTGCTATTTAAGTAATTAAGATTTGGGATCTGGATTGAATCCATCCAAGATTAAGTCCAACCCAAATTCAAAATTATGTTTTCCATTGTATTTCTTAGTTGCCACAGCTTTTGTTAGTTGGTAAAAGTATGGCAACTGATCTTTTGAGATCATTGGTAAGTATTCACTCGCTTTTTCCGAATACTCTTCTATTTTAAATGGAAAATTCAATTCCTGTAGTGTAAATCCATAAATATGGGCATCAATGGCAATGATCATTTGGTCTGCTTGTTTATAGGAAAATCCTGCCTCCACCAAACAACCTAAAGTATCATTAAAATATTGGAGTAAATTTTCTCCTACATTAACTCTTGATACAAGTAACATTGTCAACCATGGATGTAAAAGGAGGATTTTTCGCACAGAATTTGCACGTTTTTTCATTTCCCTTCGCCAATTGCCACCTACTTTTGGAAAGGCGAAATGTTTTACACAATTCTCAACCATCCCGTCCAACAACTCATCCTTGTTTTGAATATGATTGTACAAAGACATGGCTTCAACACCTAACAGAGTTGCTAAATTTCTCATGGATAAGGAATTGATCCCTTTTTTGTCAGCAAATGAGATTGATGTCTCAATCAAAAGTTCTTTCGAAAGTGACTTCTTCGGTTTTTGAATCTTTTTTTGGAAAGCCAAACCACTGATCTCCCTTTTTCATTTCAGTTTAGATAACAAATTTTAATCTACCTTTATCATAAAATCCACTACTTATTAAAATTTTCATTGATTCATTGGGAATATATTTTCTTGACAGACTTACACTGTAAGTTATTTTTATCGGAAGGAGTTTTCCCATTGAGAGTCATCACAAATAGAAAATATGGACCACCAGAAGTATTAAAACTAGAAGAATGGGAAATCCCAATACCAAAAGAAAATCAAGTTTTAATCCGGATTGTGAATACTTCAGTCAATTCTGCTGACTGGAGACTCCGAAAACCAGACCCAAAACTAGTGCGTTTGTTTTTCGGAATCTTCAAACCTAGATCTGTCGTATTAGGCATTAGTTATTCCGGAATCGTTGAAGCTGTCGGCAAAAAGGTTACAAAATTTCAGATTGGAGATAAAGTCCTTGGTTCACCAGGAATGAATATGGGAACGTATGCTGAATATATTTGTGTATCTGAAAAATCCACGATCACAAAATTTAATTCAGGAATCAGTTTTGCAGAAGGAGCATCTCTTTCTTTTGGTGGTCTCACTGCTATTGATTTCCTTCAAAAATGTAATGTACATACCAAACAAACAATCCTTATTTACGGTGCATCAAGTGCTGTGGGAACATCTGCAATTCAAATTGCAAAACATTTTGGGGCAATTGTAACTACTGTTTGCAGTAAAGAAAATATACCACTCGTAAAATCTTTAGGGGCGGACGAATCCATTGATTATGATCAATTTTTTTCACTACCTGATACTAACAAATATGATATTGTATTTGAATGTGTTGGTAAAACAACGATTGATAAAAATTTAAAACATTTAAAGGAAGGTGGTAATTTAGTTTTAGTAGGAGCTACGTTTCGTCAAATGTGGGATGCATTTTGTCTCTCCCTTTTCAAAAGAAAAAAAATTCACTTTGGACCTATAAAAGAAACATTAGAAAATTTAAATTTCCTTGTTTCCCTTGCCAATCTTGGCAAATACAAAACCTACATTGATCGGCATTATCCTTTAGAAGAAATGGTAGTGGCTCACCACTATGTAGAAGCAGGTCATAAAAAGGGGAATGTTGTGATTGATGTTACAAAAGGCTGAACTTGAAATTTGTAATCCCACCTAATTCAATTTAGGTAGGATTACAGCTAAATCAATTGATCTTTGCTTGTGTTTGGTTTACCTGTTTTTTATTTCCACCGAATGTCAAATCGGTATAAACTCGATCGGATTTACATACCTTTACATTTGCTGCAGTAGAACAAGAAGCAGTTCCTGAGATTTTGCATCCTTTGTCTTCACAAGCTTTGCGGTCTTTTCCACGGCATTGTTGGCAACCATTTGTGCTTCCATTCCCGCACAAAAAACAATCCTCAGCGAAGATTGCCGTTGATGAAAACAATACCATCAAGGCAAAACTAAACGTGACCAATGTTCTCATATATTCTCCTACTTATCCACCGTATGGTAGAGAAGAAGGGAAATTTTAAGCATTCGAAATATTTTGACAATCCAAATTTTTATTTTGGTACTGTTGGAATCACATAAAATAAAATCGCAAAAAAATGGCAAATGCTCCCGGAAAGAACGAAGAGATGCCAAATCGCGTGATTCATTGGCAGACGGTCCCATAGATAAAAAATCACACCAAACGTATAACTAAGTCCACCGGCGACTAACCAAGACATTCCTCCTACTCCTATGGCAGTTCGGATATCTTTCATCACGAAGATGGCAAGCCAACCCATTATGATATAAACAGCCACACGAAGGCCACTATACTTACCAGGGAATAACAATAATAAAATAACCCCAATGAGTGCAAGGATCCAAATCACACCAAATAATACCCATCCCCATTCAGAATTTTCACGTAAACTAACAAGGGTAAATGGAGTATAAGTGCCTGCGATTAACAAATAAATGGATGCGTGATCGATCACTTTAAATACTTTTTTTGTAGCTGTATGGTATATACCGTGATAAAGAGTAGAAGCTAAGTATAAAATGATCAGTGTTGCTCCATAAATAGCAGAACTTACAACATGCCAAATATCTCCATACAAGACCGCCATGGTTAATAACAAAGAAAGACCAGCAATGCTTAAGCCCCCTCCAATTCCATGAGTCACTGCATTTGCGATTTCATGGCCGATGGAATATTCATGAACCGAATCAATCAGTTCTTTCATGGAATGCAGGTTTTCCTCACTTGCAGATTTAGTTTCAGAAATGGGCGGAGGATTGGTTCTATTTTTTTTCGAATTCACATTCGAAATGGAAATAGTTTTTTGATTCGAAAGTTTTTTGGATGTAGATTTTTGTTTTTTAGGAGAAGGTTTCTGTTTTGCTTTCGCTTTTTTGGCTTTCATTCGTTTTGACTGCTTGTATCACACTCTTATTTTATAAGAAGGTCAATCGAAAGAATGGTTTCAAAAAAATGATGGAATGGGAACTAATTGGTTTTCTTTTGCAAATGCGAATCTTTCCGAATTTCAAAACTGTAGAACAAATGGTATTTACTATTCGTTCCAATGGAGAACCGTTTCACTCATTGTTTCCCAATTGGAAAATACAATAGGAAACAAAAAACGATCCTCCACTTAAAAGGTTTAAATCACTCTGAATCTTTGGTTTGGTCTTTTTCTTTCCCTTGTTTTTTCTTTTCTTTGGCTTTATCCTTCATTTTCTCTTTTTGGTCCATACGTTTCTCTTTTAATTCTTCTAGAGAAACTGAACCGTCACCATCTTTGTCCAATTCTTGGAAAAAACCATCATGGAATTTTTGCCATTCTTCTTTTGACACTTTTTTATCATCATTGGTGTCCATCTTTTTAAAATGTTCGCCAGCCATAAGATGTTTCCCTTTGCCATCATGGTCATGGGCAAATACGGAACCTGTCAGAAGGAAAGTGAAACAAACAAATAAGCTTAGAATTTTTTTCATAGAAAAACCTCTGCCGAATTGTTAAGCCATTTCTGGAACAAGTCAACACCTTCATGAATATTTTATGATATTTCATTTTTTAAAATGATTCTATTTTTGTGATTTCCTAACGACATTCGTTTGTTTATGCTTTTTAAAAAACGCTATGGCACAAGGTTCCCTTTCGACGGAGAAACTTATTTTGATGCAAATACGTTACATGATGTAAGGTCTGTTAGCAAATCCGTAGTTTCTTTGCTTTTTGGCATTGCGATCGATAAAAAAATAATCGATGAAGTGGATGTTCCAGTGCTTTTGTATGATATGGATACCAATGGTGGCTTGGAGAAACCATTTTGGCAGAGAAAAAAATTCCTTGGTCAGTTGCACTTGGGAATGGCGGGCAACTCATTTTCGCCTTCCCTAGTTTCGATATGGTCATTGTTACAACCGCAGGTGGTTATGGAGATCCGACCACCATCCAAAGGATATTGGAGACTATCGAAAAGATTTTAACCACCGTTAAGTGAATTGATTCAATCGATTGGATCAATCAAAGTATTGGATTCGGTACAGGCAAGACTGGGCCGTAGCTGCACTATCAATTACATAAGCACGGCAATCTTTTTGCCAAATTTCTTTGGTATCTAATTCCTTTATTTTTGAAATTGATTTTTCATATAACAAACTACAAAGGTATCTTGCCATTTGAATCATCAAGTTTTCTGCAACTGTTTCCTTTTTTACTTCTTCTTGGATGTTTCGCATCACTCGAATTGATTCTTCCAATACACGTTCCTGTTCTAATAAAAAAGTAGATGGGGATACAATCTCTGCTTTAAGGGAATTGAGATACTTTCTAAAATTTCCATCACCTGCCATTCCTGCAAGGATTGCACCTGTTGCGATTCGCACATGGATTTGGGAAGTACCTTCGTAAATGGTATTGATCCTTGAATCAC
Encoded here:
- a CDS encoding EF-hand domain-containing protein, yielding MKKILSLFVCFTFLLTGSVFAHDHDGKGKHLMAGEHFKKMDTNDDKKVSKEEWQKFHDGFFQELDKDGDGSVSLEELKEKRMDQKEKMKDKAKEKKKQGKEKDQTKDSE